In a genomic window of uncultured Flavobacterium sp.:
- a CDS encoding LD-carboxypeptidase yields the protein MITPPYLQKGDTVALLATARKNIDDNLKPTIDLLHSWGLEAVVGTTIGLDFNQLAGTDEQRAADFQHQLDNPNIKAIWCVRGGYGTVRMIDLLDFTKFKQHPKWIIGFSDVTVLHNHLNTMGYKSIHGVMPVTIPRATPAAISSMKSSLFGEPVSYSIAPDKMNRFGKATGELVGGNLSILYSLLGSQSAIDCKDKILFIEDLDEYLYHIDRMMMNLRRNGCIENLKGIIVGGMTKMKDNEVPWGKNALEIVDDVTKKYNIPVIFNFPAGHIQDNRALIMGNIISIDVNETGSTVSFQK from the coding sequence ATGATCACACCACCTTATTTACAAAAAGGAGATACTGTTGCGCTTTTAGCAACTGCCAGAAAAAACATTGATGACAATCTAAAACCTACAATAGATTTATTGCATAGTTGGGGTTTAGAAGCTGTTGTTGGAACTACAATTGGACTTGATTTTAATCAACTGGCAGGAACTGACGAACAACGTGCTGCCGATTTTCAGCATCAGTTGGATAATCCAAATATCAAAGCAATTTGGTGTGTTCGTGGCGGATATGGAACGGTAAGAATGATCGATTTATTGGACTTTACCAAATTCAAACAACACCCAAAATGGATTATTGGTTTTAGCGACGTAACAGTTCTACACAATCATTTGAATACGATGGGTTATAAATCTATTCACGGTGTTATGCCTGTAACGATTCCGCGTGCAACTCCGGCGGCTATAAGTTCTATGAAATCGAGCTTGTTTGGTGAACCTGTTTCCTACTCAATCGCTCCGGATAAAATGAACCGTTTTGGAAAAGCAACTGGCGAATTAGTTGGTGGAAATCTCTCTATTCTTTATAGTTTATTGGGTTCACAATCGGCAATTGATTGCAAGGATAAGATTTTATTTATCGAAGATCTTGATGAATACTTATATCATATTGATCGAATGATGATGAATTTGAGACGTAACGGATGTATCGAAAACCTTAAAGGAATTATTGTGGGCGGAATGACCAAAATGAAAGACAATGAAGTTCCTTGGGGTAAAAATGCTCTTGAAATCGTAGACGATGTAACTAAAAAATATAATATTCCCGTAATTTTTAATTTTCCAGCCGGACATATT
- a CDS encoding aldehyde dehydrogenase family protein, whose product MTTIASQFGMNEALEKLGIKLVNDGTSTGTQNFASGGNLDSFSPVDGKLIASVKMSTQEDYEKVMRAATEAFKTFRLIPAPQRGEIVRQFGQKLRENKEALGKLVSYEMGKSLQEGYGEVQEMIDICDFAVGLSRQLHGLTMHSERPGHRMYEQYHPLGVVGIISAFNFPVAVWSWNTALAWISGDVCVWKPSEKTPLCGIACQNIIAQVIKENNLPEGISCLINGDYKIGELMTADTRIPLVSATGSTRMGKIVAQAVAGRLGKSLLELGGNNAIIVTPDADIKMTVIGAVFGAVGTAGQRCTSTRRLIIHESIYDKVKDALVAAYQQLRIGNPLDENNHVGPLIDTHAVELYAQALNKVVAEGGNILVEGAVLSGEGYESGCYVRPAIAEAQNSFAIVQHETFAPVLYLIKYSGEVDNAIELQNGVAQGLSSAIMTNNLREAERFLSVVGSDCGIANVNIGTSGAEIGGAFGGEKETGGGRESGSDAWKIYMRRQTNTINYTTSLPLAQGIKFDL is encoded by the coding sequence ATGACAACAATAGCATCGCAATTTGGAATGAATGAGGCTCTGGAAAAATTGGGCATCAAATTGGTAAATGACGGAACATCAACGGGAACGCAGAATTTTGCTTCAGGTGGAAATTTAGATAGTTTTTCACCAGTTGACGGAAAATTAATTGCTTCGGTAAAAATGTCAACACAAGAAGATTACGAAAAAGTAATGCGTGCAGCAACAGAAGCTTTTAAAACATTTCGTTTAATTCCTGCACCACAACGTGGAGAAATTGTACGTCAGTTTGGGCAAAAGTTGCGCGAAAATAAAGAAGCTCTTGGTAAATTGGTTTCTTATGAAATGGGAAAATCATTGCAAGAAGGTTATGGCGAAGTACAGGAAATGATCGATATCTGTGATTTTGCTGTAGGTTTATCGCGCCAATTACACGGATTAACAATGCATTCTGAAAGACCAGGACATCGTATGTATGAGCAATATCATCCACTTGGAGTTGTTGGAATTATTTCGGCATTTAATTTTCCGGTTGCAGTTTGGTCATGGAATACTGCTTTGGCATGGATTTCAGGAGATGTTTGCGTTTGGAAACCTTCTGAAAAAACACCTCTTTGCGGAATTGCTTGTCAAAATATAATCGCGCAAGTTATCAAAGAAAATAATTTACCGGAAGGAATTTCATGTTTGATAAACGGTGATTATAAAATAGGTGAATTAATGACGGCTGATACTCGAATTCCGTTAGTTTCTGCGACAGGTTCAACCCGAATGGGAAAAATTGTTGCTCAAGCAGTTGCGGGTCGTTTAGGTAAATCGTTATTAGAATTGGGAGGAAATAATGCTATCATTGTAACTCCGGATGCTGATATTAAAATGACTGTTATTGGAGCAGTTTTTGGTGCTGTGGGAACTGCAGGACAACGTTGTACATCAACTCGAAGACTGATCATTCACGAAAGTATTTATGATAAAGTAAAAGATGCTTTAGTGGCGGCTTACCAACAGTTAAGAATCGGAAATCCGCTTGACGAAAATAATCACGTTGGTCCGCTAATTGACACTCATGCTGTTGAATTGTATGCTCAGGCTTTGAATAAAGTGGTTGCCGAAGGTGGAAATATCTTAGTCGAAGGTGCAGTACTTTCGGGAGAAGGTTACGAAAGTGGCTGTTATGTGAGACCTGCAATTGCTGAAGCTCAAAATTCATTTGCAATTGTACAACACGAAACATTTGCTCCGGTTTTATATTTAATTAAATATTCAGGAGAAGTTGATAATGCAATCGAGCTTCAAAACGGAGTTGCACAAGGATTATCATCTGCTATTATGACGAATAATTTACGTGAAGCCGAAAGATTTTTATCTGTGGTAGGTTCTGATTGCGGAATTGCAAACGTAAATATTGGAACTTCCGGTGCTGAAATTGGAGGTGCTTTTGGTGGAGAAAAAGAAACCGGTGGAGGTAGAGAATCTGGATCTGATGCTTGGAAAATTTATATGCGTCGCCAAACCAATACAATCAATTATACTACTAGTTTGCCTTTGGCGCAAGGAATCAAATTTGATTTGTAG
- a CDS encoding Bax inhibitor-1/YccA family protein translates to MNFNSKNPFLSDKRFSSNAVSKAEEVHHAQIIDYNQEMTLSGTINKTAILFLILCASSMITWWMAFNGMNPILPAIGGAIVGLILVVVSTFKPQASPYLAPGYALFEGLFIGGISAIFELRYPGIVINAVSATLVTFLVCLGLYKFKIVKVTEQFKSVVIAAALAIATYYLISWIASLIFKFTPVHYGNGMMSIGISVFVIIIAALNLFLDFDQIEKGVQERMPKFMEWYGAMGLMITLVWLYIEFLRLLSKLASNK, encoded by the coding sequence ATGAACTTCAATTCAAAAAATCCATTTTTAAGCGACAAGCGTTTCTCATCAAATGCTGTTTCAAAAGCTGAAGAAGTACACCATGCACAAATTATTGATTACAATCAGGAAATGACATTGTCAGGTACTATCAATAAAACAGCTATTCTATTTTTAATATTATGTGCCTCTTCTATGATAACATGGTGGATGGCTTTTAATGGAATGAATCCAATTTTACCAGCTATTGGTGGTGCAATTGTTGGGTTAATTCTAGTTGTAGTTTCTACTTTTAAACCTCAGGCTTCACCATATTTAGCTCCTGGTTATGCTTTGTTTGAAGGTTTGTTTATTGGAGGTATTTCTGCAATATTTGAATTAAGATATCCTGGAATTGTAATTAATGCTGTTAGTGCAACATTAGTAACCTTTTTAGTTTGTTTAGGTTTATATAAATTTAAAATTGTAAAAGTTACGGAACAATTCAAATCAGTTGTTATTGCTGCTGCTTTAGCAATTGCTACTTACTATTTGATTTCATGGATTGCTTCTTTGATTTTTAAATTTACTCCTGTTCACTACGGAAATGGAATGATGAGTATTGGTATTAGCGTTTTCGTAATTATCATTGCTGCTTTGAACTTATTTTTAGATTTCGATCAAATCGAAAAAGGAGTTCAGGAAAGAATGCCAAAATTCATGGAATGGTATGGCGCAATGGGACTAATGATTACATTAGTTTGGTTATATATAGAATTCCTAAGATTACTATCAAAACTAGCAAGCAATAAATAG
- a CDS encoding 3',5'-cyclic-nucleotide phosphodiesterase: MNIFNRLLLCFFLISINGFAQKEQKPAFQVVPLGIKGGIDEKNLSAYLVAPTNTNDFISLDAGTINAGIEKAIENKVFKVPTSDVLRKYIKGYFISHAHLDHVSGLIINSPADSSKTVYATEKCMEMMENHYFNDQTWANFGDKGLGTPLKKYHFQTLNIGEETPINNTTMTVKAFPLSHVNPFESTAFLIRNGDSYVLYLGDTGPDSVEKSDKLKSLWTAIAPLVKSKQLKGIFIEVSFPNEQPDKFLFGHLTPNYLMKELHVLEELSGKDTLKGFNIIVTHLKPPTKNIIKLKEQLKNQNDLGLKIIYPEQGKRFEL; the protein is encoded by the coding sequence ATGAATATTTTCAATCGTCTTCTACTCTGCTTCTTTTTAATTTCAATAAATGGATTTGCTCAAAAAGAACAAAAGCCTGCTTTTCAGGTTGTTCCTTTGGGAATAAAAGGTGGTATTGACGAAAAAAATCTTTCTGCTTATTTGGTAGCACCAACAAATACAAACGATTTTATTTCTTTGGATGCAGGAACCATAAATGCAGGAATCGAAAAAGCAATTGAAAACAAGGTTTTTAAAGTTCCAACCAGCGATGTTTTGCGAAAATATATTAAAGGATATTTTATTTCACATGCACATTTAGATCACGTTTCGGGATTGATTATTAATTCACCGGCTGATTCTTCAAAAACGGTTTATGCAACTGAAAAATGTATGGAAATGATGGAGAATCATTATTTTAATGATCAAACGTGGGCAAATTTTGGAGACAAAGGTCTTGGAACTCCATTAAAAAAATACCATTTTCAAACTTTAAATATCGGAGAAGAAACACCAATCAACAATACAACGATGACCGTGAAAGCATTCCCGTTAAGTCACGTGAATCCGTTTGAAAGTACTGCTTTCCTGATTAGAAATGGAGATTCTTATGTGCTTTATTTAGGAGATACCGGACCAGATTCTGTTGAAAAAAGCGATAAACTAAAATCTCTTTGGACAGCGATTGCGCCTCTCGTAAAAAGCAAACAATTAAAAGGAATCTTTATTGAAGTTTCATTCCCAAATGAGCAACCTGACAAATTTTTGTTTGGACATTTAACTCCAAATTACTTAATGAAAGAACTTCATGTTCTTGAAGAATTATCAGGAAAAGACACTTTGAAAGGTTTCAATATTATTGTTACGCACTTAAAACCTCCAACTAAAAATATTATCAAACTTAAAGAGCAACTTAAAAATCAAAACGACTTAGGCTTGAAGATTATTTATCCTGAACAAGGGAAAAGATTTGAGTTGTAA
- a CDS encoding 3-hydroxyanthranilate 3,4-dioxygenase produces the protein MAIAKPFNLTKWIDENRHLLKPPVGNKNLYVDSGDYIVMIVAGPNARKDYHYNETEELFYQLEGSIKVVIQEDGERKEMELNAGDMYLHPAKIPHSPVRSEGSIGLVIERKRAGKGYTDGLLWHCDNCNHKLYEVFFELHNIEKDFLPHFEHFYNSEELRTCDNCGTIMESDPRFVAKE, from the coding sequence ATGGCAATTGCAAAACCTTTTAATCTTACCAAATGGATCGATGAAAATCGTCATTTATTAAAACCACCAGTTGGAAACAAAAATCTTTATGTTGATTCCGGTGATTATATTGTGATGATTGTTGCAGGTCCAAATGCCCGAAAAGACTATCATTATAACGAAACCGAAGAGCTTTTTTACCAACTCGAAGGAAGTATCAAAGTTGTAATTCAGGAAGATGGCGAACGCAAAGAAATGGAATTAAATGCCGGTGATATGTATCTTCATCCAGCAAAAATCCCGCATTCTCCAGTTCGTTCAGAGGGTTCTATAGGTTTGGTAATCGAGCGCAAACGTGCCGGAAAAGGATATACTGACGGTTTGCTTTGGCATTGTGACAACTGCAATCATAAACTTTACGAAGTATTTTTTGAACTCCATAACATAGAGAAAGACTTCTTGCCACATTTCGAACATTTCTACAATTCAGAAGAACTAAGAACTTGCGACAATTGCGGAACCATAATGGAATCTGATCCGAGATTTGTGGCGAAGGAATAA
- a CDS encoding T9SS type A sorting domain-containing protein — protein MKKNLLILIVFFLTLPTWAQQIQINEASGWLESAFVKWHPVSNAQTYNVYYSGQGITDQKIDDQLIRSYGTYFRADIPGLKSGTYTIKVKPVISGVEGTGSTTNNLTVLAQDRNGFAFDGGRVPGGYKADGTPKDGAVILYITQNTKNTISMNITGASANPCVGLQNILYAIKKGKDTRPFIIRLIGNITDMTVMEGGDVVIENANNASSYVTIEGVGTDAVANGWGVRLKTASNIEVSNIGFMNCNSTAGDNVGMQQDNDHIWVHNCDLFYGNAGSDADQIKGDGALDNKSSTYITLSYNHFWDNGKASLLGLSEGTTTGLYITYHHNWFDHSDSRHPRVRYYSAHIYNNYYDGVSKYGAGSTLGSSLFVEGNYYRNSKHPMLTSLQGSDIWDEANQVNNAGTMGTFSGEAGGTIKAFNNTFDADNATNNMRFVAYGDTNPLYNISGKISSTTDFDAYVASTRGETVSSSIKSKSGANTYNNFDTNAALYVKNLTIDQPAAAKNKVTQYSGRVSGGDLKWTFNNSVDDTSSLVISALKSALTNYTGSLVAVQGEGNPPTSTQTLTSTTNNNQSVTSGTAISTIVFTWGGDATDATVTGLPASGISFVKNATAKTITITGTPTATISYSIETTGTGTPATGSGTITVTAAGSQTLTSPTNNNQTVASGTAIGTIVFTWGGNATDATVTGLPTSGISFVKNTTAKTITITGTPTANVSYSITTTGTGTPATGSGTITVTTSNPSTNEIHNFTTSGKTSSFYAITGNMNSSAGSVTYAGLTLTARLKIESSTSITYTTTSASTLTLVFDSNFTGTVKVNNVSYTASAGIVTASIPAGTNTITKGSVANLFYISTEYSGSTLRLAKTAEIAETTESTKVILYPNPATDTLYLSDSDQQVEKVLLYNMSGTLVKTVQKGNQSIDLTGLIPGTYLAKIYTANGSINQTILKK, from the coding sequence ATGAAAAAAAACCTACTTATTCTGATCGTATTTTTTCTCACTCTGCCAACTTGGGCACAACAGATTCAAATTAACGAAGCTTCAGGTTGGCTTGAATCTGCATTTGTAAAATGGCATCCTGTAAGTAATGCTCAAACGTATAATGTTTACTATTCAGGACAAGGAATTACAGATCAAAAAATAGACGATCAGCTTATTCGCAGTTACGGAACTTATTTCCGAGCTGATATTCCCGGACTTAAATCCGGAACCTACACTATCAAAGTAAAACCGGTGATTTCCGGCGTAGAAGGAACCGGATCTACAACCAATAATTTAACTGTTTTAGCACAAGATCGAAATGGTTTTGCTTTCGACGGTGGACGTGTTCCAGGAGGATACAAAGCGGATGGAACGCCGAAAGATGGAGCTGTTATTCTTTACATTACGCAAAACACAAAGAACACAATTTCCATGAATATTACTGGAGCTAGTGCAAATCCATGCGTTGGTTTACAAAACATTCTCTATGCTATCAAAAAAGGAAAAGATACACGACCATTTATTATTCGTTTAATTGGAAATATAACCGATATGACCGTGATGGAAGGTGGAGATGTTGTGATCGAAAACGCAAACAATGCTTCAAGCTACGTGACTATCGAAGGTGTAGGAACTGACGCTGTTGCAAATGGTTGGGGTGTACGTCTTAAAACTGCTTCAAATATCGAAGTTAGCAATATTGGTTTTATGAATTGCAATAGTACCGCAGGAGACAATGTAGGAATGCAACAGGATAATGACCATATTTGGGTTCACAATTGCGATTTATTCTACGGAAATGCAGGTAGTGACGCTGACCAAATTAAAGGCGATGGTGCGTTAGATAACAAATCGTCAACTTACATAACCTTGTCTTACAATCATTTTTGGGATAACGGAAAAGCAAGTCTTTTAGGCTTAAGCGAAGGAACTACAACGGGATTATATATTACATATCATCACAATTGGTTTGACCACTCCGATTCTCGTCATCCACGTGTTCGTTATTATTCAGCACATATTTACAACAACTATTATGACGGAGTTTCAAAATATGGAGCGGGATCAACTTTAGGATCGTCACTTTTTGTAGAGGGAAATTATTACCGTAATAGCAAACATCCGATGCTTACCTCTTTGCAAGGTTCTGATATTTGGGATGAAGCAAATCAAGTAAATAATGCCGGTACAATGGGAACTTTCTCCGGTGAAGCAGGAGGAACTATTAAAGCTTTCAACAATACTTTTGATGCTGATAATGCTACAAATAATATGCGTTTTGTTGCTTATGGCGATACAAATCCGTTATACAATATCTCAGGAAAAATAAGTTCTACTACAGATTTTGATGCTTATGTTGCCTCTACAAGAGGCGAAACTGTAAGCAGTAGTATTAAATCAAAATCTGGAGCAAATACGTATAACAACTTTGATACTAATGCTGCTTTGTACGTGAAAAACCTGACTATCGATCAACCTGCAGCGGCCAAAAATAAAGTAACACAATATTCTGGTCGTGTTTCTGGAGGAGATTTAAAATGGACATTCAACAATAGTGTTGACGATACATCATCACTTGTAATTTCAGCGTTAAAATCTGCACTTACTAATTATACAGGTTCATTAGTGGCAGTGCAAGGCGAAGGTAATCCACCAACAAGTACTCAAACTTTAACTTCGACAACAAATAATAATCAATCAGTAACAAGCGGAACGGCAATAAGCACAATAGTTTTCACTTGGGGTGGCGATGCTACTGATGCAACAGTAACGGGATTACCAGCTTCGGGAATTAGTTTTGTAAAAAATGCTACTGCAAAAACAATCACAATTACAGGAACTCCAACTGCTACAATATCTTATTCTATAGAAACTACAGGAACTGGAACTCCAGCAACAGGATCAGGAACTATTACTGTAACCGCTGCAGGAAGTCAGACACTTACATCTCCAACAAACAACAATCAAACTGTCGCAAGCGGAACAGCAATTGGTACAATAGTTTTTACTTGGGGCGGAAATGCTACAGATGCAACAGTAACTGGATTGCCAACTTCGGGAATTAGTTTTGTGAAAAATACAACTGCAAAAACAATCACAATTACAGGAACTCCAACAGCAAACGTTTCGTACTCAATTACTACAACCGGAACTGGAACTCCTGCAACAGGATCAGGAACAATTACAGTAACAACTAGTAATCCAAGCACGAACGAGATTCATAATTTTACAACATCTGGAAAAACAAGTTCATTTTATGCCATTACAGGAAACATGAACTCTTCTGCCGGATCTGTAACTTATGCAGGATTAACATTAACGGCACGTTTAAAAATTGAATCAAGTACTTCAATTACTTACACAACAACAAGTGCATCAACATTGACTTTGGTTTTTGATTCCAATTTTACAGGAACAGTTAAAGTAAATAACGTGTCTTATACTGCTTCTGCCGGAATCGTAACAGCATCAATTCCTGCAGGAACAAATACAATAACAAAAGGATCTGTAGCTAACCTTTTCTACATTAGTACTGAATATAGCGGAAGCACATTACGTCTTGCAAAAACGGCTGAAATAGCAGAAACGACAGAAAGTACTAAAGTAATTTTATACCCAAATCCGGCAACAGACACTTTATATTTATCAGATTCTGATCAACAAGTAGAGAAAGTTCTTCTTTATAATATGTCAGGAACATTAGTAAAAACAGTACAAAAAGGGAATCAAAGCATTGATTTGACAGGATTAATTCCAGGAACATATTTAGCAAAAATTTATACTGCAAATGGTTCAATCAATCAAACTATTCTTAAGAAATAA
- a CDS encoding serine hydrolase domain-containing protein, with product MKNIFFPFLFLILFNNTNAQKNSSFVDSIRVKYNIPEVAYAVVSADSILEIQALGYQRINSKYKAKIDDKFRLGSITKTITSYLAATLVKQGKIKWDTKFFDLYPELKAKSNPATYNFTLQDFITFRAGINTWSYGNETPTQEEIKGDNQQQRYEFIAWFLQQNPATEKQVVYWSNPSYVAAGLMLEKATGKTYESLVKELSKSLNIDFGFGQPNLKDKNQPWGHDENLEPEKPFLNYKLNWLSSAGNINVNLPDYCKFTQMELQGLLGKSKVFTKEEFEYMHYGLPEFSFGWNSEINEKSKLKYSFHNGNPGTFLTKVYICKTINKAFLLFANVQSEEADKGLLLILEELQNKYGG from the coding sequence ATGAAAAACATATTTTTTCCCTTTCTATTTCTTATTCTTTTTAATAACACAAATGCGCAAAAAAATAGTTCGTTTGTTGATAGTATAAGGGTAAAATATAATATTCCTGAAGTTGCTTATGCAGTAGTTTCTGCTGATTCAATTTTAGAAATTCAAGCTTTGGGATATCAGAGAATAAACTCAAAATACAAGGCTAAAATCGATGATAAATTTAGATTGGGATCTATTACCAAAACGATAACCAGTTATCTTGCAGCAACTTTAGTTAAACAAGGAAAAATAAAATGGGATACTAAGTTTTTTGATTTATATCCAGAGTTAAAAGCCAAAAGCAATCCGGCGACTTACAATTTTACGTTACAAGATTTCATCACTTTTCGAGCAGGAATCAACACTTGGTCGTATGGAAATGAAACTCCGACTCAGGAAGAAATCAAAGGCGATAATCAGCAACAGCGTTATGAGTTTATTGCTTGGTTTTTGCAACAGAATCCTGCTACAGAAAAGCAAGTTGTTTATTGGTCAAATCCAAGTTATGTTGCTGCGGGATTAATGCTCGAAAAAGCAACTGGCAAAACCTATGAGTCATTAGTAAAGGAATTGAGCAAAAGTCTTAATATCGATTTTGGTTTTGGTCAGCCGAATTTAAAAGATAAAAATCAGCCTTGGGGACATGATGAAAATCTCGAACCTGAAAAACCTTTCTTAAATTATAAATTAAACTGGCTTTCATCAGCAGGAAACATAAATGTTAATTTGCCTGATTATTGCAAGTTTACTCAAATGGAGCTTCAGGGATTATTAGGAAAATCTAAAGTGTTTACGAAAGAAGAATTCGAATACATGCATTATGGTTTACCCGAATTTTCGTTTGGATGGAATTCTGAAATTAATGAAAAAAGCAAATTGAAATATTCTTTTCATAACGGAAATCCCGGAACTTTTTTAACCAAAGTGTATATTTGTAAAACAATCAACAAAGCTTTCCTCCTATTTGCCAATGTACAATCTGAAGAAGCTGATAAAGGTCTTCTATTAATATTAGAAGAATTGCAAAACAAATATGGCGGTTGA
- a CDS encoding endonuclease/exonuclease/phosphatase family protein — protein sequence MAFFSLSFVQAQSKKYAIHTVAFYNFENLFDTHDDPNTNDNEWTPTGSQNWTEEKYQQKLKNLSRVLSEIGTPENPNAPTIIGGSEIENRGVVEDLIKQDKLVDFGYGIIHFDSPDKRGIDVVLLYQKKHFKPTSYSNIPLYIYKNKLSIKEDKKEETDDEFEPKIENNNRIFTRDQLLVTGFLEDEEIHIIVNHWPSRSGGEKASSPFREAAANLNRKIIDSLQQINPNAKVITMGDLNDGPFNKSVKIALGAKAKKSEVPEFGVFNPFEEIANKGMGTIAFRDSWDIFDQIIISESLIKPDFATFKYWKAGIFSRSYLIQKSGQYKGYPLRHTLTEVGFSDHFPVYIYLIKEMK from the coding sequence ATGGCATTTTTTTCATTGTCATTTGTACAAGCACAATCAAAAAAATATGCAATTCATACCGTTGCATTTTATAATTTCGAAAATCTTTTTGATACGCACGATGATCCAAATACAAATGATAACGAATGGACACCAACGGGATCGCAAAATTGGACAGAAGAAAAATACCAACAGAAATTAAAGAATCTTTCAAGAGTTTTATCTGAAATAGGAACGCCCGAAAACCCAAATGCGCCAACTATTATTGGAGGTTCTGAGATTGAAAACCGTGGCGTAGTCGAAGATTTAATCAAACAGGATAAATTAGTAGATTTTGGTTACGGAATCATTCATTTTGATTCTCCTGACAAACGCGGAATTGATGTTGTATTATTATATCAGAAAAAACATTTCAAACCCACATCTTATTCCAATATACCTTTATATATCTACAAAAATAAGTTGTCAATAAAGGAAGATAAAAAAGAGGAAACAGATGATGAATTCGAACCTAAAATTGAAAATAATAATCGAATATTTACACGAGATCAGTTATTAGTTACCGGTTTTCTGGAGGATGAAGAAATACATATTATTGTAAATCATTGGCCGTCAAGATCCGGCGGAGAAAAAGCCAGTAGTCCATTTCGGGAAGCTGCAGCAAACCTAAACCGGAAAATTATTGATTCTTTGCAACAGATTAACCCAAATGCAAAAGTCATTACAATGGGCGATTTAAACGACGGACCTTTTAATAAAAGCGTAAAAATAGCTTTAGGAGCCAAAGCAAAAAAGAGTGAAGTTCCAGAGTTTGGTGTTTTCAATCCGTTTGAAGAAATAGCAAACAAAGGAATGGGAACAATAGCTTTTCGAGATTCCTGGGATATTTTCGACCAAATTATAATTTCAGAATCACTCATAAAACCGGATTTCGCTACATTTAAATATTGGAAAGCAGGGATATTCAGTAGATCTTATTTGATTCAAAAATCGGGACAATATAAAGGATATCCGTTGAGACATACTTTGACAGAAGTTGGTTTTAGTGATCATTTTCCGGTTTATATTTATTTGATCAAAGAGATGAAATAA